One window of the Methylocystis parvus OBBP genome contains the following:
- a CDS encoding helix-turn-helix domain-containing protein, giving the protein MPPIPPEQQSPFGGGAPFLVKLAYSIEETARITSLGRTALYEEIRAGRLKSRKAGRRTIVLADDIRAWLASLPQAQPAA; this is encoded by the coding sequence ATGCCTCCCATCCCTCCCGAGCAGCAATCGCCCTTCGGCGGAGGCGCGCCCTTCCTCGTCAAACTGGCGTATTCGATCGAAGAAACCGCTCGCATCACTTCCCTCGGCCGCACGGCGCTTTACGAGGAAATCAGGGCAGGACGCCTCAAGTCGCGCAAGGCAGGCCGCCGCACGATCGTTCTCGCGGATGACATCCGCGCCTGGCTCGCGAGCCTGCCGCAGGCCCAGCCCGCCGCCTGA
- a CDS encoding AAA family ATPase translates to MTAPALTSHQQGALCDVLRLLETERVVALRGLAGTGKTALIPHLADALGKVTVVAMTNKAAEVLRAKGEARAHHAEPRHPIL, encoded by the coding sequence ATGACCGCGCCCGCTCTCACCTCGCATCAGCAAGGCGCCCTGTGCGACGTGCTGCGCCTCCTTGAGACGGAACGCGTCGTCGCACTGCGCGGACTTGCTGGCACGGGCAAGACGGCGCTCATCCCGCACCTCGCCGACGCTCTCGGCAAGGTGACGGTCGTCGCGATGACGAACAAGGCGGCTGAGGTCCTGCGGGCCAAAGGCGAAGCGCGCGCGCACCATGCTGAACCGCGTCATCCTATTCTCTAA
- the avs3a gene encoding AVAST type 3 anti-phage nuclease/ATPase Avs3a, with product MPNTNLVRPSRDGDQFHYLWAARRCLKLLSADSGLVAVSIEGPSPSEQPGAGPVEAGEELIDVAEYFESEDIGQARLVRYMQLKHSTLHANDPWTASGLEKTIKGFARRYAELQKAHAQVGLAKKLEFCFVTNRPISTNVVETVADAAADAITRHPDELKKLQKFTGLAGSELAAFCKLLRFEDRQDGYWHQRNILFQEVSGYLPDADVDAPTQLKELVTRRALSEGEQNPTITKTDVLRALKTDEIHLFPAKCLIEDIRDAVPREQELELIGQIVGATGPVIVHASGGVGKSVFATRIGRSLPEGSVCVLYDCFGNGQYRSAVGYRHRYKDALVQIANELATKSLCHPLIQTTNADAAAYVRAFVHRLGQAVKILRSANPNALLCIVVDAADNAQMAAEEIGEARSFARDLIRASIPEGARLVFLCRSHRQHLLDPPTEAMPIELRPFSRNETSAFLRKTFPDANERDIDELHRLSSHNPRVQALALSRGLPLQETLRLLGPNPTSVEDTIANLLHDAIAKLKDASGPIEKERVEKICTGLAALRPLIPIPILSAMSGVEQEAIKSFAYDIGRPLLVAGETIQFLDEPAETWFRDKFKPTAHGMAGFIISLKPLATRSAYVASMLPQLMLQAGQFSELVELALSSAALPEGSPLEKRGVELQRLQFALKAGLRSQRYLEAAKLALKAGGETAGDERQRTLLQENTDLASDFLELDLIQEIVSRRTFGSGWVGSHHAYEAALLSGRKELVGDARSRLRMAHEWLQNWARLTPEERKKEEISDEDIVELTLAHLNIHGPADAAESLRGWKPREVSYRVGRPVIRRLIDHGRWSDVDELTRTSGNNLCLVLAVAAELRDVHKTPPNEVTEQAFRQLLKHRIKLSNRNGWDDNEAALDAVTAVVEATLKKSLCTQSDAAVLLARYLPAEPPRGLASRFSKARFPLLRAYCLRAALEGKPIELIDVAYAELKKEIEKKNKHTTSRDLQEFQEDIGALLPWHKLWASVLLGHVKKEDVTNEIEKTSEASANAERVRYREESHTSNEIALLWMDILHESETTDEAALASFNQWKNRLKRPLFTPTLNALCRLCAQRDETKPAALAYATESYTLTKDERSNAESKSEGYLEVARAILTTSKADAKAYFNEAVEVAGKIGDENLARWDAILDLADRASRVDRPAPKTAYQFARCAELTYDYVVRDKHFAWNDTVVALCGLCPSSAVAILSRWRDRGFGWHERLLPIAIGNLIERNIIDPRDALPLIGFRAQWDYHELLGAALARSKNAEERALASRILYRYAQFSVFASSNLKSLQHVATKHGVTLERLADAIVSSERKEVAHKKEAARYEQPLSAAEESKRSPWNDIFATKDLATADGLSQAYLTFKRTERPWGREDFFTEAMRRVPVGSEAGFIEAVAGTPEFSLYSFRTFLERVPESWKGRPAISHALANALKVLCRRYCMEVRKSRYYEVFPFELACSLAGVSQAEIVDVVLAATGETPDLVETSRLFSLVGLLAIKLTHDEALEALTYGLNLFNSVLEDKDGDGPWKDAFSPTGDIREAVAGYVWSALAAPEAVLRWEAAHAVLELCRFDRQDVVGHLMKMAASKSGGPFVDARLPFYTLHAFQWLLISLARAALEAPSAVTPYAKQLVDWALKDQPHILIRQFAARAAIQLIAKGYLNDENGLSDRLRGVNKSPLAVVESKTYERNISRKHGTNAESDEDRFYFGLDIGPYWYDPLGRVFAMSQGDIEAEALKVIRKEFASSAKGRWDEDERARRNLYEEQHTYHSHGSYPRADNLHFYHAYHAMMIVAGRLLATMPTHRNPDYGEDDEFADWLSRHDLTRQDSRWLWDRRDPEPLAKGTWLDRDKEHPDRRLVTDGDFDEALRAGDRLNLWGYWTEADTSREQSTHIYSALVPPDKSEALLRALASAKDVNDYAIPSADGDMEIDEPGFELKGWIFDHNGDRRLDEKDRWAGGVSFPPPRPAPFIVERMRLDTDADLRFWKDQSKICVMESQVWGYYDEAKRHESSNPNRGSRLQVSASFVGSMLGELDRDLIIEVQIERRRRYQPYESGEKDDDERIKTSAKLYLLGKDGKFRTR from the coding sequence ATGCCTAATACAAATCTAGTTCGTCCAAGCCGTGACGGCGATCAGTTTCACTATCTTTGGGCAGCCCGACGCTGCCTGAAGTTACTCTCCGCTGACAGCGGCCTAGTCGCCGTGAGCATCGAAGGTCCGTCCCCGAGTGAGCAGCCGGGCGCCGGGCCGGTCGAAGCTGGTGAGGAGCTGATTGACGTTGCAGAGTATTTCGAAAGCGAGGATATCGGGCAAGCGCGCTTGGTGCGTTACATGCAGCTCAAGCACTCGACGCTGCATGCAAATGATCCGTGGACGGCAAGTGGGCTAGAAAAAACCATTAAGGGTTTTGCGAGGCGATACGCGGAACTGCAAAAGGCGCACGCTCAGGTGGGCTTGGCGAAAAAGCTGGAGTTTTGTTTTGTCACGAACAGACCTATCAGCACGAATGTTGTCGAGACTGTCGCCGATGCTGCGGCCGACGCGATCACGCGTCATCCGGATGAGCTGAAGAAACTGCAAAAATTTACCGGACTTGCGGGAAGTGAGCTTGCGGCATTCTGCAAGCTACTCCGCTTCGAAGATCGCCAGGACGGGTATTGGCATCAACGCAACATCCTGTTTCAGGAAGTTAGTGGCTATCTGCCTGATGCTGATGTTGATGCACCAACGCAATTGAAAGAGCTTGTGACGCGCCGAGCACTTTCCGAAGGCGAACAGAACCCCACGATAACGAAGACCGATGTACTACGCGCGCTGAAGACCGACGAAATCCATTTGTTCCCCGCCAAGTGCCTCATCGAGGACATTCGTGACGCCGTTCCGCGCGAGCAGGAACTCGAACTCATCGGTCAAATCGTCGGCGCGACAGGTCCGGTTATCGTCCACGCTTCAGGTGGCGTTGGCAAATCGGTCTTTGCAACGCGGATCGGCAGAAGCCTTCCTGAGGGCTCAGTCTGCGTTCTCTACGACTGTTTTGGCAACGGTCAGTACCGAAGTGCGGTTGGCTACCGCCATAGGTATAAGGACGCATTGGTTCAAATTGCAAATGAGCTGGCCACAAAAAGCCTCTGCCATCCCTTAATCCAGACGACAAACGCCGATGCAGCGGCGTATGTGCGAGCGTTTGTTCACCGCCTGGGCCAAGCAGTGAAAATCTTGCGTTCGGCCAACCCGAACGCCCTCTTATGTATAGTTGTGGATGCGGCAGATAACGCGCAGATGGCCGCGGAGGAGATTGGCGAGGCCCGGTCTTTCGCGCGCGACCTCATTCGCGCGAGCATTCCTGAAGGTGCCCGCCTTGTCTTTCTGTGCCGCTCACATCGTCAACACCTTCTTGATCCGCCGACCGAAGCGATGCCAATTGAGTTACGCCCGTTTAGCCGCAATGAGACATCAGCTTTTTTGCGGAAAACATTTCCCGATGCGAATGAGCGCGACATCGACGAATTACACCGCCTAAGCTCACACAACCCGCGCGTCCAGGCCTTGGCTTTGTCGCGGGGGTTGCCGCTGCAAGAAACATTGCGGCTGCTCGGACCCAATCCTACAAGCGTAGAAGACACGATTGCGAACCTATTGCATGACGCCATTGCGAAGCTCAAAGACGCTTCCGGGCCGATTGAAAAGGAACGCGTTGAGAAAATCTGCACGGGGCTGGCGGCCCTGAGGCCATTAATTCCGATACCCATCCTCTCGGCGATGTCGGGAGTGGAGCAAGAAGCGATCAAGAGCTTTGCCTACGATATTGGCCGACCTCTTCTTGTGGCGGGCGAGACCATTCAGTTCTTGGATGAGCCTGCCGAAACGTGGTTCCGCGACAAATTCAAACCTACGGCACACGGAATGGCGGGCTTCATCATCAGCCTGAAGCCGCTGGCAACCAGAAGCGCGTATGTAGCTTCCATGCTGCCCCAACTGATGCTGCAAGCCGGGCAATTCTCCGAACTAGTCGAATTGGCTCTGTCTTCGGCGGCGCTCCCGGAAGGAAGTCCGCTTGAAAAGCGCGGTGTCGAATTGCAGCGCCTGCAATTCGCGTTGAAAGCGGGCCTTCGATCGCAGCGCTACCTTGAAGCGGCGAAGCTTGCCTTGAAAGCGGGCGGCGAGACGGCGGGTGACGAACGGCAGCGCACGTTGCTTCAAGAAAATACCGACCTCGCTTCGGATTTTCTTGAACTCGACCTCATTCAGGAAATTGTTTCCCGCCGGACGTTTGGCTCTGGATGGGTCGGCTCTCATCACGCATACGAGGCAGCGCTTCTTTCTGGACGAAAGGAGTTAGTGGGAGATGCACGCAGCCGTTTGCGCATGGCCCACGAATGGCTGCAAAACTGGGCGCGTTTGACGCCCGAAGAACGCAAAAAAGAAGAAATTTCGGATGAGGACATCGTTGAGCTTACCCTTGCGCACTTAAACATTCACGGCCCAGCGGATGCGGCGGAGAGCCTAAGGGGCTGGAAACCACGAGAAGTCTCGTATCGGGTCGGTCGACCTGTAATCCGGCGCCTGATTGATCATGGACGTTGGTCAGATGTCGACGAACTCACGCGCACTTCCGGAAATAATCTTTGCTTGGTCCTTGCCGTCGCCGCCGAATTGCGGGATGTGCATAAAACACCTCCGAACGAAGTGACGGAACAAGCATTTCGCCAACTTTTGAAGCACCGTATCAAACTTAGCAATCGCAACGGATGGGATGACAATGAGGCCGCACTCGATGCTGTGACGGCTGTTGTTGAAGCAACATTGAAAAAGAGCCTGTGCACGCAGAGCGACGCGGCAGTGTTACTCGCGCGGTATTTGCCTGCTGAGCCACCCCGAGGACTTGCATCGCGATTTTCAAAGGCTCGCTTTCCCCTTCTGCGCGCCTACTGCTTGCGGGCTGCCCTCGAAGGAAAACCAATCGAGTTGATTGATGTTGCTTATGCCGAGCTGAAAAAAGAGATTGAAAAGAAGAACAAGCATACAACGTCTCGCGATCTTCAAGAGTTCCAGGAGGATATCGGCGCGCTGCTCCCATGGCACAAACTTTGGGCGTCGGTCTTGCTTGGACACGTGAAGAAGGAAGACGTTACGAATGAAATAGAGAAGACGTCCGAAGCGTCCGCGAATGCTGAGCGGGTTCGATACCGCGAAGAGTCTCACACCTCGAATGAGATTGCCCTTCTTTGGATGGACATTCTGCATGAGTCCGAAACTACGGATGAGGCGGCGCTGGCGTCATTCAATCAATGGAAGAATCGGCTCAAGCGGCCATTGTTTACTCCAACACTCAACGCGCTTTGTCGGCTCTGCGCGCAACGGGATGAAACCAAGCCTGCTGCGCTGGCCTATGCAACAGAATCCTACACGCTAACCAAAGACGAGCGCTCAAACGCTGAAAGCAAATCCGAAGGATATCTTGAGGTTGCCCGCGCCATCCTCACGACGAGCAAAGCGGATGCAAAAGCCTACTTCAACGAGGCCGTAGAGGTTGCGGGAAAAATCGGTGACGAAAATCTCGCCCGATGGGATGCCATCCTTGATCTTGCCGATCGCGCCTCACGCGTTGATCGGCCAGCTCCGAAAACCGCATATCAGTTCGCGCGTTGCGCAGAGCTGACCTACGACTACGTCGTGCGCGACAAGCACTTCGCATGGAATGATACGGTTGTTGCCCTGTGCGGATTGTGTCCGTCTTCCGCCGTCGCCATTTTGAGCCGATGGCGGGACCGCGGATTTGGTTGGCATGAGAGGCTATTGCCAATTGCTATCGGCAATTTGATCGAACGAAACATCATTGACCCTCGCGATGCGCTGCCGCTGATCGGGTTCCGTGCGCAATGGGACTATCACGAGCTACTTGGGGCGGCACTGGCCCGATCGAAAAACGCGGAAGAGAGGGCTTTGGCGAGCCGCATTTTGTATCGCTATGCACAGTTCTCGGTCTTCGCTTCATCAAACCTAAAGAGTCTTCAACACGTCGCAACGAAGCATGGCGTGACGTTGGAACGCTTGGCGGACGCAATTGTATCGTCTGAGCGAAAGGAAGTAGCGCACAAAAAGGAGGCTGCCCGCTACGAACAGCCGTTGTCGGCTGCTGAAGAGAGCAAGCGTTCCCCATGGAATGATATTTTTGCAACCAAAGACTTGGCGACGGCGGACGGTCTTTCTCAAGCCTACCTCACGTTCAAACGAACTGAGCGGCCATGGGGTCGTGAAGATTTCTTCACTGAGGCAATGCGGCGTGTCCCGGTGGGATCAGAAGCTGGCTTTATTGAAGCCGTCGCAGGTACGCCTGAGTTCAGCCTGTACAGCTTCAGAACCTTTTTGGAGCGAGTGCCGGAGAGTTGGAAGGGACGCCCGGCTATTTCTCATGCGCTAGCGAATGCCCTGAAGGTTCTTTGCCGTCGCTATTGCATGGAGGTGAGGAAAAGCCGCTATTACGAGGTCTTTCCATTCGAATTGGCGTGTTCATTGGCGGGCGTAAGCCAAGCCGAAATTGTCGATGTCGTGTTGGCAGCAACCGGCGAAACACCCGACCTCGTCGAGACTAGCCGGCTGTTTTCTCTCGTCGGACTTCTCGCGATTAAATTAACGCACGATGAAGCGTTGGAAGCCCTGACGTACGGACTGAATCTGTTTAATTCGGTCTTGGAAGACAAGGATGGGGACGGGCCGTGGAAAGATGCATTTTCGCCAACCGGCGACATTCGTGAAGCTGTTGCTGGCTATGTCTGGTCTGCATTGGCTGCACCGGAAGCCGTGCTTCGCTGGGAAGCGGCTCATGCCGTTCTAGAACTTTGTCGCTTTGACAGGCAGGATGTCGTTGGTCATTTGATGAAGATGGCCGCCAGTAAGAGCGGTGGCCCGTTTGTTGATGCAAGATTGCCGTTTTATACGCTGCATGCGTTTCAATGGCTGCTTATCAGTCTGGCGAGAGCAGCGCTGGAAGCCCCAAGTGCCGTGACGCCCTATGCCAAACAGCTTGTCGATTGGGCCCTGAAAGACCAGCCTCACATATTAATTCGGCAATTCGCCGCACGCGCCGCGATTCAGCTTATCGCTAAAGGATATCTGAACGACGAGAATGGGCTTTCGGATCGTCTCAGGGGCGTCAACAAATCGCCGCTAGCTGTCGTCGAGTCAAAAACCTATGAACGCAATATTTCGCGCAAGCACGGTACGAATGCCGAATCTGATGAGGACCGCTTCTATTTTGGGCTAGACATCGGCCCCTATTGGTATGATCCGCTCGGTCGGGTGTTTGCCATGTCCCAAGGCGACATCGAGGCGGAAGCGCTGAAGGTCATACGGAAAGAGTTTGCCTCTAGCGCGAAAGGCCGTTGGGACGAAGACGAACGGGCTCGCCGCAACCTCTACGAAGAGCAACACACCTACCATTCTCACGGTTCATATCCTCGAGCGGACAACCTTCATTTCTATCATGCCTACCATGCGATGATGATCGTCGCGGGGCGTTTGTTGGCGACCATGCCCACACACCGCAATCCAGACTATGGCGAAGACGATGAATTTGCGGACTGGCTTTCGCGCCACGATCTCACGCGCCAGGACAGCCGCTGGCTTTGGGATCGGCGTGATCCTGAACCGCTTGCAAAGGGTACGTGGTTGGACCGCGATAAAGAACATCCGGACCGCCGACTGGTGACGGATGGCGATTTTGACGAAGCACTTCGAGCAGGCGACAGGCTTAACTTGTGGGGCTATTGGACAGAAGCGGACACGAGCCGCGAGCAATCAACGCATATCTACAGTGCCCTCGTTCCGCCGGACAAGTCGGAAGCACTTCTGCGCGCGCTCGCCAGCGCCAAAGATGTAAACGACTATGCGATACCGAGCGCCGACGGCGACATGGAAATCGATGAACCGGGGTTTGAGTTGAAGGGCTGGATATTCGATCACAATGGAGATCGGCGGCTGGACGAAAAAGATCGCTGGGCTGGTGGCGTTTCCTTTCCACCGCCGCGTCCGGCACCGTTTATTGTGGAACGGATGCGACTTGATACCGACGCGGACCTCCGCTTTTGGAAAGATCAAAGCAAAATCTGTGTCATGGAAAGCCAGGTTTGGGGCTACTACGACGAGGCGAAGCGCCATGAAAGCAGCAACCCCAATAGGGGTAGCCGCCTTCAAGTGTCTGCATCTTTTGTAGGTTCAATGCTGGGTGAACTGGATCGCGACCTCATCATTGAGGTGCAGATTGAGCGGCGCCGTCGCTATCAGCCTTATGAAAGCGGTGAAAAAGATGACGACGAGCGAATCAAAACAAGCGCCAAGCTCTACCTCCTCGGCAAAGACGGAAAATTTCGCACCCGCTGA
- the avs3b gene encoding AVAST type 3 anti-phage proein Avs3b: MTTSESKQAPSSTSSAKTENFAPADSVLALGRKFVKELGLEESTDTLGRWMAHHVADLITKAEKVTGDEKSAAERECFAAILALWKHRSELPNGKRPFEELEPIMRAIESLDPENDMPRYYRAARPPKGEAAETSEQEKLLSLADGLDYSAKVLIGYCLAEAAGAALNKSKEWVKLATAIDGDGAPEIVIRFVSTAADVNKEPDPNEGIRSLLNDKVKRLRGFLGIAESLANTLEERLEALPPPKEELLDVEDCE, translated from the coding sequence ATGACGACGAGCGAATCAAAACAAGCGCCAAGCTCTACCTCCTCGGCAAAGACGGAAAATTTCGCACCCGCTGACAGCGTATTGGCACTTGGCCGAAAGTTCGTCAAAGAGCTGGGGCTGGAAGAGTCAACCGATACGCTCGGACGTTGGATGGCGCACCATGTCGCCGATCTCATAACGAAAGCTGAGAAGGTGACCGGGGATGAAAAGAGCGCCGCAGAACGCGAATGTTTCGCTGCGATTTTGGCGTTGTGGAAGCACCGTTCGGAATTGCCAAACGGCAAGCGACCCTTCGAAGAGTTAGAACCAATTATGCGCGCGATCGAAAGTCTCGACCCAGAAAACGACATGCCGCGCTACTATCGCGCGGCCCGCCCACCGAAGGGCGAGGCTGCGGAAACATCGGAACAAGAGAAATTGTTGAGCCTAGCAGACGGGCTGGACTATTCGGCCAAGGTCCTCATTGGCTACTGCCTTGCTGAGGCCGCTGGTGCTGCGCTGAACAAATCAAAAGAATGGGTAAAGCTCGCGACGGCAATCGACGGCGATGGCGCACCTGAAATTGTCATCCGTTTCGTCTCGACAGCCGCGGACGTGAACAAAGAGCCTGATCCCAATGAAGGAATCCGCTCGCTTCTCAATGACAAGGTCAAGCGGCTGCGCGGTTTTCTGGGAATTGCCGAATCCCTAGCCAACACTCTTGAGGAGCGCCTTGAGGCCCTGCCTCCTCCTAAAGAAGAATTATTAGATGTGGAGGATTGCGAATAG
- a CDS encoding DUF927 domain-containing protein, translating to MNKFAPLTEAEIAAAIAAVPEEDCPTEGASQAVLPVPADAPSPPTSHPKLGKPAASWEYKDAEGNLLFVVNRFNLRDGRKIILPLSVWRDKDGALNWLWKGVPAPRPLFNLDKLAFDQSKPVVIAEGEKSAVAAQAVFHDHIVTTSPNGSSAADKADWSPLAGRKVIVWPDGDEAGQKYAADVGAILFDLGAEIRVIDARALALKAPDGGERESFKPGWDAADAIEEWAADLPKLKQVAASLAKPYVEAGARYVSYEPYEMRADGLWIEIEKGKGESATVIDVKVCQAFEIVGITRDTNGAEWGKLIRWRDKDRKIKTMIVTDAETHGDPGTLCQKLRNVGLYIKRNCQRYLAIYLSDVLTNNRVRLVERTGWHHIGGRDVFVLPEQSIGPDGGETVVFNSNSGAGYEAKGTLDGWKNGVGHLSAGQRMVVLAISAALAGPILYLAGQAGGGIHFVGPSSKGKSTLQRAAASVWGGGFENGFIKQWRATANGLEGAAANTSDTALVLDELGQIDAREFAPAVYAIANGSGKQRAGRDGHAREVRTWRVMVISSGELTVAAKIGEDRFRRAMAGQEVRLLDIHAVKDDALGVFDSTGGFCSAADLARAFSVETRANYGVAGPEFVRRLIAANMTRDDVNTFIREFVSANALDGVDGQIDRALQRFALIATAGELAISLGIVPWAKGAASDAAATAFNDWIEMRGGVVPAEDREAISRVRLFIEKHGNSRFEDIVGDDDAPLIRDRLGWRREHEDGREWWVLPEVWKSEICAGMDPTRVARTLAVAGLLRVPNGRGFQCLVSVNGQKLRAYVLTAGILCDDALCDDAGSGYEVARNAA from the coding sequence GTGAACAAGTTCGCGCCGCTCACCGAGGCGGAAATCGCCGCCGCCATCGCCGCCGTCCCGGAGGAGGATTGCCCGACCGAGGGCGCGTCCCAGGCAGTCCTGCCGGTCCCGGCTGATGCTCCTTCCCCGCCAACCAGCCATCCGAAGCTCGGAAAGCCTGCCGCCTCCTGGGAATACAAGGACGCCGAAGGCAACCTGCTGTTCGTCGTGAACCGCTTCAACCTGCGCGACGGGCGCAAGATCATCCTTCCCCTGTCGGTCTGGCGCGACAAGGACGGCGCTCTCAATTGGCTGTGGAAGGGCGTTCCCGCGCCGCGCCCGCTCTTCAATCTCGACAAGCTGGCCTTCGACCAGTCGAAGCCGGTCGTGATCGCCGAGGGCGAGAAATCGGCTGTGGCGGCCCAAGCCGTTTTCCACGACCACATCGTGACCACGTCGCCGAACGGCTCCAGCGCGGCCGATAAAGCTGACTGGTCGCCGCTCGCGGGCCGCAAAGTGATCGTCTGGCCTGACGGCGACGAGGCTGGCCAGAAATACGCCGCCGATGTCGGCGCGATCCTTTTCGATCTTGGGGCCGAGATTCGCGTCATCGACGCCAGGGCGCTAGCGCTCAAAGCGCCCGACGGCGGCGAGCGCGAGTCCTTCAAGCCTGGTTGGGACGCCGCCGACGCAATCGAGGAATGGGCCGCCGATCTTCCCAAGCTGAAACAGGTCGCCGCCTCTCTGGCGAAGCCCTATGTCGAAGCGGGCGCGCGTTACGTCTCGTATGAGCCCTACGAGATGCGCGCCGACGGGCTTTGGATCGAAATCGAGAAGGGTAAGGGCGAGAGCGCGACGGTCATAGACGTCAAGGTTTGCCAGGCGTTCGAGATTGTCGGCATTACCCGCGACACGAATGGCGCCGAATGGGGAAAGCTGATCCGCTGGCGCGACAAGGATCGCAAGATCAAAACCATGATCGTTACTGACGCCGAGACTCACGGCGATCCCGGCACTCTGTGTCAAAAACTGCGTAACGTCGGTCTTTACATTAAGCGCAACTGCCAGCGGTATCTCGCAATCTATCTCTCAGACGTGCTTACGAACAACCGGGTCCGCTTGGTCGAGCGCACCGGATGGCATCACATCGGCGGGCGCGACGTTTTCGTTCTGCCGGAACAATCCATCGGACCCGACGGCGGCGAAACCGTCGTCTTCAATTCGAACAGCGGGGCCGGTTACGAGGCCAAGGGGACGCTCGACGGCTGGAAGAATGGCGTCGGTCACCTTTCAGCCGGTCAGCGCATGGTTGTTCTGGCGATCAGCGCGGCGCTTGCCGGGCCGATCTTGTATCTCGCCGGACAAGCGGGCGGCGGCATTCATTTCGTCGGTCCGTCATCTAAGGGCAAATCGACGCTACAGCGCGCCGCCGCATCAGTATGGGGCGGCGGCTTCGAGAACGGATTCATCAAGCAGTGGCGAGCAACCGCGAACGGCCTGGAAGGGGCCGCCGCCAACACGAGCGACACGGCATTGGTTCTCGACGAACTGGGGCAGATTGACGCGCGTGAGTTCGCGCCGGCGGTCTATGCGATCGCGAATGGGTCCGGCAAGCAGCGCGCCGGACGCGATGGACATGCGCGCGAAGTGCGAACTTGGCGCGTCATGGTCATCAGCTCCGGCGAGCTGACCGTCGCTGCGAAGATTGGCGAAGACAGGTTTCGCCGCGCCATGGCCGGTCAGGAGGTGCGCCTTCTCGATATTCATGCTGTTAAGGACGACGCGCTTGGCGTCTTCGACAGCACGGGCGGATTCTGCAGTGCGGCCGATCTGGCGCGAGCGTTTTCGGTCGAGACGCGCGCCAACTACGGCGTCGCAGGTCCCGAGTTCGTCCGCCGCCTGATTGCCGCCAATATGACCCGCGACGACGTGAATACGTTCATCAGGGAGTTCGTGTCGGCGAATGCTCTGGATGGCGTGGATGGGCAGATTGACCGCGCTCTTCAGCGTTTCGCCCTGATCGCCACGGCAGGCGAGCTTGCCATCAGCCTTGGCATTGTCCCCTGGGCGAAAGGTGCAGCAAGCGACGCCGCGGCCACCGCCTTCAATGACTGGATCGAGATGCGCGGCGGCGTGGTCCCGGCAGAGGACCGTGAGGCCATCAGCCGTGTGCGCCTCTTCATAGAGAAACACGGCAACAGCCGTTTCGAGGACATTGTTGGCGACGACGACGCGCCGCTCATTCGCGACCGTCTCGGCTGGCGCAGAGAACATGAAGATGGCCGCGAGTGGTGGGTGCTGCCAGAGGTTTGGAAGTCGGAAATCTGCGCTGGAATGGACCCGACACGCGTGGCGAGGACGCTTGCCGTCGCGGGTCTGCTCCGCGTTCCGAACGGACGTGGGTTTCAGTGCCTGGTCAGCGTCAACGGCCAGAAGCTTCGCGCCTATGTTCTGACCGCGGGCATTCTGTGCGACGACGCGCTGTGCGACGACGCGGGTTCGGGTTACGAGGTGGCGCGCAATGCGGCCTGA